A window from Tindallia magadiensis encodes these proteins:
- the katG gene encoding catalase/peroxidase HPI, whose amino-acid sequence MSEEKKCPVTGMTNPNVTSGGTSNRDWWPNQLNLKMLHQNPPARNPLGEDFNYAQAFKELDLNAIKEDLFQLMTDSQDWWPADYGHYGGLFIRMAWHSAGTYRMGDGRGGAESGSQRFAPLNSWPDNANLDKARRLLWPIKQKYGNKISWADLMILAGNCALESMGFQTFGFAGGREDIWEPEEDIYWGSESEWLGDKRYEGEREDLENPLAAVQMGLIYVNPEGPNGEPNILESARDVRETFARMAMNDEETVALVAGGHTFGKCHGAGDPSHVGPEPEAAPLEEQGLGWKSSYGSGKGDDTITSGIEGAWTPTPIQWDTSYLDVLFEYDWNLEKSPAGAWQWVPVNPDEKHMAPQAHDPSKKVKTIMTTADMALRMDPAYRKIAKRFQENPEEFADAFARAWFKLTHRDMGPVSRYLGPEVPTEELIWQDPVPAVDHELIDERDIAELKEKILSTGLSVYELVYTAWSSASTYRGSDKRGGANGARIRLEPQKNWEANQPEQLEKVLTTLETLQKEYNAAQSGRKKISLADLIVLAGAAGIEKAAKDGGHAITVPFAPGRTDATEEQTDTDSFSVLEPLADGFRNFTKKKYSVRPEEMLVDKAQLLGLTAPEMTVLLGGLRSMKINYQQSPHGVFTNQPGKLSNDFFVNLLDMGTAWKPSKDEDGVFEGKDLKTGEVKWTGTRVDLVFGSNSELRAIAEVYASNDAKEKFVQDFVTAWNKVMNADRFDLK is encoded by the coding sequence ATGAGCGAAGAAAAAAAATGTCCTGTTACCGGTATGACAAATCCTAACGTTACTAGCGGAGGTACCAGTAACCGTGACTGGTGGCCTAATCAGTTGAATCTTAAGATGCTTCATCAAAACCCGCCTGCTAGAAACCCTCTGGGGGAAGATTTCAACTATGCACAAGCCTTTAAAGAATTAGACTTAAACGCTATAAAAGAAGACTTGTTTCAATTGATGACGGATTCTCAGGACTGGTGGCCAGCTGATTATGGTCATTATGGCGGTCTTTTTATCCGCATGGCCTGGCATAGTGCTGGAACCTATCGAATGGGGGATGGACGAGGAGGTGCCGAATCCGGTTCTCAACGCTTTGCACCTCTTAATAGCTGGCCGGACAATGCCAATTTAGATAAAGCCAGACGATTACTTTGGCCCATTAAACAAAAATATGGAAATAAGATTTCTTGGGCAGACCTGATGATTTTAGCTGGAAATTGCGCATTGGAATCCATGGGCTTTCAAACCTTCGGTTTCGCCGGGGGACGGGAAGATATTTGGGAGCCGGAAGAAGATATCTATTGGGGTTCCGAAAGCGAATGGTTAGGTGACAAACGTTACGAAGGCGAGCGGGAAGATCTGGAAAACCCCTTGGCCGCTGTCCAAATGGGACTAATTTATGTGAACCCGGAAGGCCCTAACGGAGAACCAAATATATTGGAATCCGCCAGAGACGTTCGGGAAACCTTCGCCAGAATGGCTATGAACGATGAAGAAACCGTAGCCTTAGTGGCTGGGGGGCACACCTTTGGCAAATGTCATGGTGCCGGCGACCCTTCCCATGTAGGTCCAGAACCAGAAGCTGCACCTCTTGAAGAGCAGGGTCTTGGCTGGAAAAGCAGTTATGGTTCCGGCAAAGGAGACGATACCATCACCAGTGGAATTGAAGGCGCCTGGACTCCTACGCCCATCCAATGGGATACCAGCTACCTAGATGTATTGTTTGAGTATGACTGGAATTTAGAAAAAAGTCCGGCCGGTGCATGGCAATGGGTTCCGGTAAATCCAGATGAAAAGCACATGGCACCTCAGGCCCATGATCCATCTAAGAAAGTAAAGACCATAATGACCACTGCGGATATGGCACTTCGTATGGATCCAGCTTACCGAAAAATTGCTAAACGCTTTCAGGAAAACCCAGAAGAATTTGCGGATGCTTTTGCAAGAGCTTGGTTTAAACTGACCCATCGCGACATGGGGCCTGTCAGCCGTTATCTGGGACCAGAAGTTCCCACAGAAGAACTTATCTGGCAAGATCCGGTTCCAGCCGTAGATCACGAACTGATTGATGAAAGGGACATTGCTGAACTAAAAGAAAAAATTCTTTCTACAGGTTTATCCGTATATGAACTGGTTTATACAGCTTGGTCCTCGGCTTCCACCTACCGTGGTTCTGATAAACGAGGCGGTGCTAATGGAGCTCGAATTCGTCTAGAGCCACAAAAAAACTGGGAAGCGAATCAGCCAGAACAATTAGAAAAAGTGCTGACCACTTTAGAAACCCTCCAAAAAGAATATAATGCCGCTCAGTCTGGCCGTAAAAAAATATCCTTAGCCGATCTTATCGTTCTAGCTGGTGCTGCCGGTATCGAGAAAGCGGCAAAAGATGGGGGCCATGCCATCACCGTTCCTTTTGCTCCGGGCCGAACCGATGCTACAGAAGAACAAACCGATACGGATAGTTTTTCGGTGCTAGAACCTTTAGCCGACGGTTTCCGGAATTTTACAAAAAAGAAATATTCGGTCCGTCCAGAAGAAATGTTGGTAGACAAAGCTCAGCTTCTTGGATTAACAGCCCCTGAAATGACTGTGCTTCTTGGCGGTCTACGGTCAATGAAAATTAATTATCAGCAGTCACCTCATGGCGTCTTTACAAATCAGCCAGGAAAACTAAGCAACGACTTCTTTGTCAATCTTCTAGATATGGGAACGGCTTGGAAACCCAGCAAGGATGAAGACGGAGTTTTCGAAGGGAAAGACCTTAAAACTGGTGAAGTAAAATGGACGGGCACCCGGGTAGATCTAGTCTTTGGATCTAATTCCGAGCTGCGGGCCATCGCCGAAGTATACGCCAGCAACGATGCAAAAGAAAAGTTTGTACAAGATTTTGTCACCGCTTGGAACAAAGTAATGAACGCAGACCGATTCGATTTAAAATAA
- a CDS encoding FMN-binding protein, translated as MRKKSNKKMMIGIALLLMIAMLFVSACSPTEETEEVEVPEEPAEMPEEAEEEVEEIAFASEPPVSGFNNGTYRGTYGDRGDQQVSVQFTLTDGVISNLGYRHLYYGEADYRQMDEEHPMYPVKLQHEQIASYLEGKTLEDLEDLYEPENFVEDVDTFSGATIRANKVYSAIQDGLNRGVYSPSEPVYKVLEGPYDDGTYRGLFEDGGFQQLGVQFDLKDGMIHDVRFRQLYYGETDHTRIEEGDPMYPVKVQHEQMAAYLEGKPVDAIFDLFNPKDFVEDVDTFSGATIRGNKMFSAMKDALNRGVYSPANSVTKDIGPYPDGRYRGVFSDGGTQQVGIQFYLEEGMFTDLSFRRLNYAGIDFMDIDEEEEMYPVLIQHEQVLEYLEGKSLETVFDLYEPGDFVEDIDTYTGATLRGNKVLSAIRDGLNRGIY; from the coding sequence ATGAGGAAAAAAAGCAATAAGAAAATGATGATTGGAATAGCGCTGCTGCTCATGATTGCCATGCTGTTTGTTAGCGCCTGTTCGCCGACAGAAGAAACGGAAGAAGTAGAGGTACCGGAAGAACCGGCAGAAATGCCAGAAGAGGCGGAAGAAGAGGTGGAAGAAATCGCATTTGCTTCGGAGCCGCCGGTAAGTGGTTTTAACAATGGAACTTACCGAGGAACCTATGGAGATCGGGGAGATCAGCAGGTAAGTGTTCAGTTTACGTTGACGGATGGAGTTATCAGTAATTTGGGATATCGGCATTTATATTATGGGGAGGCGGATTACAGACAAATGGATGAAGAGCATCCTATGTATCCGGTAAAGCTACAGCATGAGCAAATTGCCAGCTACTTGGAAGGAAAGACCTTAGAAGATCTGGAAGATTTGTATGAGCCAGAAAATTTTGTAGAAGATGTGGATACCTTCAGTGGAGCCACCATTCGGGCCAATAAAGTTTATTCGGCGATACAAGACGGGCTGAATCGTGGAGTGTATTCACCTTCAGAACCTGTTTATAAAGTCTTGGAAGGACCCTATGACGATGGCACATACAGAGGTCTTTTTGAAGATGGTGGTTTTCAGCAACTGGGTGTACAATTTGATTTGAAAGACGGCATGATTCATGATGTTCGCTTTCGTCAGTTGTATTATGGGGAAACAGATCACACCCGGATTGAAGAAGGGGATCCGATGTATCCGGTAAAAGTTCAACATGAACAAATGGCAGCTTATCTGGAAGGCAAACCGGTGGACGCTATTTTTGACCTTTTCAATCCTAAAGATTTTGTGGAAGACGTAGACACCTTTAGTGGTGCGACGATTCGTGGTAATAAAATGTTTTCAGCAATGAAGGATGCTTTAAATCGAGGGGTGTATTCACCGGCCAATAGCGTAACCAAGGATATAGGACCTTATCCAGACGGTCGTTACCGCGGTGTTTTCAGTGACGGGGGAACTCAGCAGGTAGGCATTCAGTTCTATTTAGAGGAAGGAATGTTTACGGATTTAAGTTTTCGACGATTGAATTATGCTGGAATCGATTTTATGGATATTGATGAAGAGGAAGAAATGTATCCCGTACTGATTCAACATGAGCAAGTACTAGAATATCTGGAAGGGAAATCTTTGGAAACGGTCTTTGATTTATACGAACCAGGAGATTTTGTGGAAGATATTGATACCTATACAGGTGCTACTCTAAGGGGGAATAAAGTTCTTTCTGCAATAAGAGACGGACTAAACCGCGGAATCTACTAA
- a CDS encoding FHA domain-containing protein, which yields MNHQIKIVEGPDQGKIISLSEQAVLVGRDPTQCHLILTDEEASRRHARFSRDPTGALWVEDLDSRNGTYVNEKWIQEATKINKEDRLRIGSNRFKIDEAVATETASDGIGAMKESKECVLIGRNPTNHVVINDPKVSREQARIDVYSGTCYVTNLSSHTNTCINGKAVTEPTILPPSSWIQILEYQYYFDGKALLNRQGEVVANLVSSQPVHDGKTSFSKALKAPVQGVSILRWLVGSILALIPIVGFLSNGYRCHMMRNGQRQEFQLPVWQEWSSLFFTGIQFFVIRAGYYLLPMVFFLFVLFFAPPAPVESWLGLLGYLRGWLLLIGVIGLLMTAGILPMALALFADTGSIREARKIEKAIAMIRWNPGQYFSVYCLLAGLWLVLGIFMLLFPYAGAVAAIFGAFYIHSVASLLFGEYYSRWKTMPDQNRSW from the coding sequence ATGAATCATCAAATAAAAATTGTTGAAGGACCGGATCAGGGGAAGATTATTTCCCTGAGTGAACAGGCTGTATTGGTAGGGAGGGACCCTACTCAATGTCATTTGATTCTGACGGATGAAGAAGCTTCTCGACGACATGCCAGATTTTCAAGAGATCCGACAGGTGCTCTATGGGTGGAGGATTTAGACAGTCGAAATGGAACTTATGTGAATGAAAAATGGATACAGGAAGCAACAAAAATAAACAAGGAGGACAGGCTGCGAATAGGGAGCAATCGCTTTAAAATTGATGAAGCAGTTGCCACTGAGACGGCGTCGGATGGTATTGGAGCGATGAAAGAAAGCAAGGAGTGTGTGTTGATAGGTCGAAACCCTACCAATCATGTAGTGATTAATGATCCGAAAGTGTCCAGAGAACAGGCTCGGATTGATGTTTATTCCGGTACCTGTTATGTGACGAATCTCAGCAGCCATACGAATACCTGCATTAACGGAAAAGCTGTTACGGAACCTACGATTCTTCCTCCTTCGTCATGGATCCAGATTTTAGAGTACCAGTACTATTTTGACGGAAAGGCGTTATTGAATCGACAGGGAGAAGTAGTAGCCAACCTTGTATCGTCTCAACCTGTCCATGATGGAAAAACCTCCTTCTCAAAGGCATTGAAGGCTCCTGTCCAGGGAGTTTCAATCCTGCGGTGGCTAGTGGGAAGTATTCTGGCGTTGATTCCTATTGTTGGGTTTTTATCCAATGGCTACCGGTGTCACATGATGAGAAATGGTCAACGGCAGGAATTTCAACTTCCCGTCTGGCAGGAATGGTCGTCACTTTTCTTTACAGGCATCCAGTTTTTTGTGATACGAGCAGGTTATTACTTATTACCAATGGTCTTTTTCTTATTCGTACTATTTTTTGCCCCGCCGGCTCCTGTCGAAAGCTGGCTGGGATTGCTGGGCTATCTGAGAGGATGGCTACTGCTGATAGGAGTGATAGGTCTTCTTATGACGGCAGGAATTTTGCCAATGGCCTTAGCTCTTTTTGCGGATACTGGCTCCATCCGGGAGGCGAGAAAAATAGAGAAAGCCATCGCCATGATTCGTTGGAACCCAGGGCAATACTTTTCCGTTTATTGCTTGTTAGCAGGGTTATGGCTGGTTTTGGGGATTTTTATGTTGTTATTTCCTTACGCTGGTGCCGTGGCAGCTATTTTTGGCGCTTTTTACATTCATAGTGTTGCTTCTTTGCTTTTTGGAGAATATTACAGTCGTTGGAAAACAATGCCAGATCAAAACAGATCCTGGTGA
- a CDS encoding FAD binding domain-containing protein, whose translation MISVQQVIRPATVDDAFEALQKNRFATLLGGGGFLRMGSKNITTLIDLSDCGLDRVKEQEDHWEIGAMVTLGELERHQELNHQYDGLLAASVEEIVGVALRNVVTVGASVYARYGFSDVITGLLALPVKLRLYQGKEVTLEHFLQNGAEEKDILEAILIEKGGCQAGFASLRKTSGDYAVLNTAAAITGGRLRISVGARPGRASLAHKAMASLQGEAENVGDVQKAAVMASEELNFGTNRRGSKEYRKQLCQSLVARVLRDCMAGGGQR comes from the coding sequence ATGATTTCTGTTCAACAAGTCATAAGACCTGCTACTGTAGATGATGCCTTTGAAGCATTGCAGAAAAATCGTTTCGCCACACTGTTGGGCGGCGGCGGTTTTCTACGGATGGGAAGCAAAAATATTACCACATTGATTGACCTTTCAGATTGTGGATTGGATAGAGTGAAAGAGCAGGAAGATCACTGGGAAATTGGAGCGATGGTGACTTTAGGAGAATTAGAAAGGCATCAGGAGCTAAATCATCAGTATGACGGATTACTGGCGGCGTCGGTTGAGGAAATCGTAGGCGTGGCACTGCGCAATGTGGTGACAGTAGGAGCCAGTGTTTATGCTAGGTATGGATTTTCAGATGTGATTACCGGATTATTGGCCTTGCCGGTAAAGCTTCGATTATATCAGGGAAAGGAAGTAACCTTGGAACACTTCCTGCAAAATGGGGCAGAGGAAAAAGATATTTTAGAAGCCATCCTTATTGAAAAAGGAGGTTGTCAGGCTGGCTTCGCTTCGCTTCGGAAAACCTCTGGAGATTATGCAGTGCTTAATACAGCGGCAGCGATCACTGGAGGAAGGCTGCGAATTAGTGTAGGTGCTAGACCGGGAAGAGCTTCCTTAGCCCACAAGGCAATGGCTTCCCTTCAAGGAGAAGCAGAAAATGTTGGCGATGTTCAAAAAGCCGCCGTTATGGCGTCGGAGGAATTGAATTTTGGAACGAATCGGCGGGGAAGCAAAGAATATCGGAAACAATTATGCCAGTCACTGGTAGCCAGAGTGCTTCGGGATTGTATGGCAGGAGGTGGACAGCGATGA
- a CDS encoding YfcC family protein, with translation MTTAVKEQKKKESLHPFLPLIIMVILVAISTHFIPAGEFERTEINGRTIVEQGSFQYVESNPTSISDFFQSFYYGFERGAGAMALIVFIGGTFGVLRKSGLLDLGVQGLTEKLKDKGIGVLALAVMTVIAINSGFTGMRELDMIFIMLLIPIMLKLGYDSMTALGIVLIGSAAGFAPAVANPFFTGIAHQIAELPIYSAIAYRGMITIVFLFTGLWYVTRYAKKVKKDPSLSLVADEEINFDASEHENSLEVQTMTPRLKAAGIAFLLLFALMIMGTLKFGFGFPQISGVFVAKTVIVGYIAGFNTNKICQAFLEGAQHVLGMVLIILFARSILVVLEDAMVIDTIIHNLSYLIMGTSKNLSAIMIYVVQTIINVVVPSGSGQAMITMPIIIPLADMGEITRQVACLASQLGDGITNYLYPTNGILMGVLAASGISWSKWAKFFLPLFAFWTVLAGVFIVIAQTIELGPF, from the coding sequence GTGACAACAGCTGTAAAAGAGCAAAAAAAGAAAGAAAGTCTTCATCCTTTTCTACCACTTATTATCATGGTTATTTTAGTGGCCATTTCAACTCATTTTATTCCAGCCGGTGAGTTTGAAAGAACAGAAATCAATGGCCGAACGATTGTTGAACAGGGCAGCTTTCAGTACGTAGAAAGTAACCCTACCAGCATCAGCGATTTTTTCCAGTCTTTTTATTATGGTTTTGAAAGAGGTGCTGGCGCTATGGCACTCATCGTCTTTATCGGGGGAACCTTTGGTGTTTTAAGAAAGTCCGGATTATTGGATTTAGGGGTTCAGGGCTTAACGGAAAAACTGAAAGATAAAGGAATTGGTGTGCTGGCTCTAGCGGTTATGACCGTTATTGCGATTAACAGTGGTTTTACCGGCATGAGGGAACTGGATATGATTTTTATTATGCTGCTGATTCCAATTATGTTAAAACTTGGTTATGACTCAATGACAGCCCTTGGTATTGTCCTGATTGGATCGGCGGCCGGCTTTGCTCCTGCGGTAGCGAATCCGTTTTTTACCGGTATTGCTCATCAGATTGCTGAGTTGCCTATTTATTCTGCCATTGCCTATCGAGGAATGATTACGATTGTTTTTCTTTTTACCGGTTTATGGTACGTTACCCGATATGCAAAAAAAGTAAAAAAAGATCCTTCCTTAAGTTTAGTAGCTGACGAAGAAATCAATTTTGATGCATCTGAACACGAAAATTCTCTGGAAGTTCAAACCATGACCCCACGGCTAAAAGCAGCCGGTATTGCCTTCCTTCTTTTATTTGCACTCATGATTATGGGAACTTTAAAGTTTGGATTTGGATTCCCGCAAATATCAGGAGTATTTGTGGCAAAAACCGTTATTGTGGGATACATTGCTGGCTTTAATACAAATAAAATTTGTCAGGCTTTTCTTGAAGGGGCTCAGCATGTGCTGGGAATGGTACTGATCATTCTTTTCGCAAGGTCTATTTTAGTAGTATTAGAAGATGCCATGGTGATCGATACGATTATCCACAACCTTTCTTACCTGATTATGGGAACCTCTAAAAACCTTTCGGCGATCATGATTTATGTGGTACAGACCATCATTAACGTCGTCGTACCTTCCGGCAGCGGTCAGGCAATGATTACCATGCCAATTATTATTCCGCTTGCTGATATGGGCGAAATTACCCGTCAGGTAGCTTGCTTGGCTTCTCAACTAGGTGATGGAATTACCAACTACCTCTATCCGACCAACGGAATTTTAATGGGAGTATTGGCCGCATCTGGAATATCCTGGAGTAAGTGGGCAAAATTCTTTTTACCTCTGTTTGCTTTTTGGACCGTTTTGGCTGGTGTCTTCATTGTTATCGCACAAACCATCGAATTAGGACCATTCTAA
- a CDS encoding xanthine dehydrogenase family protein molybdopterin-binding subunit, with protein MSLKIVKQSLPKMDGMSLMTGKGVYTDDLAPKDALVVRVLRSPHAHAKILKINKSRAEKVPGVVCILTHEDLIRKPFTRAGQSYPELSPHDKFLLDSTVRHVGDDVAIIAAESQQAAEKALKLIKVTYEALPLVLDMEKAEEMPPIHPEPEIMAKVNFGFEPQRNIAGVVQFELGETDSVLADCEVVLRHTYQTQRQAQAMMETQRSFTYLDHYGRLVVVSSTQIPFHVRRILANALDMPASKIRVIKPRIGGGFGSKQTVHSEFYPALITMKTGRPAKIVYSRKEVFCGTTSRHGMTFEITLGATKAGMVKVIDMNGIWDTGAYGEHASTTLGSAGKKVLTLYNRVEACRFRGKAVYTNHVPGGALRGYGVTQGIFALESAMNELAHQLALDPVSLREKNMILQGETTPLYNMVTKGAGKEPMIMDSCMLENCVKRGKELIDWEAKYPARKIDHHRVRGVGMAISQQGSGLPNIDMAAASLKLNDDGFFSLTLGATDIGTGSDTILTQIAAEALGVSMDRIILYTADTDITPYDSGAYASSTTYTTGNAILDAAEKMVKEIIKTGAAYFETVEENIDFDGEKVICRNPYNSISLEIFSQKITYQMIHQQLSVTGSFVPKKAAPPFMAGFAEVEVDLETGQVKVEDFVGVVDCGTPINPMLAKVQAEGGIVQGIGLALYEEAEYTEKGKLVQDTLMQYKIPGRGEIGNLRVELVEGFDNTGPYGAKSIGEVVVNTVAPAITDAIYNACGVRIRELPATSEKVFNGLMRLSPSTNQ; from the coding sequence ATGAGTTTGAAAATCGTAAAGCAAAGCCTTCCTAAAATGGACGGTATGAGTCTGATGACAGGAAAAGGAGTCTACACCGATGATCTGGCACCCAAAGATGCGCTGGTAGTACGGGTACTTCGAAGCCCTCATGCTCACGCTAAGATCCTGAAAATTAACAAAAGCCGGGCAGAAAAAGTACCGGGAGTGGTGTGCATTCTTACCCATGAAGACCTTATCCGAAAGCCCTTTACACGGGCAGGACAAAGTTATCCGGAACTTTCGCCTCACGATAAGTTTTTGCTAGACAGCACCGTGCGGCATGTAGGTGATGATGTGGCCATTATAGCGGCTGAAAGTCAGCAGGCAGCGGAAAAAGCCTTAAAACTGATTAAGGTGACATACGAAGCCTTACCCTTAGTACTGGACATGGAAAAAGCGGAGGAAATGCCTCCGATTCACCCGGAACCGGAAATAATGGCAAAAGTTAATTTTGGATTTGAACCGCAACGAAATATTGCCGGAGTGGTTCAATTCGAATTAGGAGAGACGGATTCTGTCTTAGCGGACTGTGAAGTAGTCCTCCGTCATACCTATCAAACCCAGCGTCAGGCTCAGGCGATGATGGAAACCCAGCGAAGCTTTACCTATCTGGATCACTATGGGCGGCTGGTGGTGGTCAGTTCCACCCAGATCCCTTTTCATGTGCGGCGCATTTTAGCCAATGCACTGGATATGCCTGCTTCAAAAATCCGGGTGATAAAGCCTAGGATCGGTGGCGGTTTTGGATCAAAGCAGACGGTTCATTCCGAGTTTTATCCGGCGTTGATAACAATGAAAACCGGTCGGCCGGCAAAAATAGTTTATAGTCGAAAAGAAGTCTTTTGCGGCACCACTTCCCGGCATGGTATGACCTTTGAGATCACCTTAGGAGCTACCAAAGCAGGCATGGTAAAAGTGATTGATATGAACGGGATATGGGACACCGGTGCCTACGGAGAACATGCTTCCACCACCCTAGGAAGTGCGGGTAAAAAAGTACTGACCTTATACAACCGGGTAGAAGCCTGTCGTTTTCGAGGAAAAGCAGTTTACACCAATCATGTACCAGGAGGCGCTTTAAGAGGCTATGGGGTAACCCAGGGTATTTTTGCTCTGGAATCAGCGATGAATGAACTGGCTCATCAGCTAGCATTAGATCCGGTAAGCCTTCGAGAAAAAAACATGATCCTTCAGGGAGAAACCACCCCTTTATATAATATGGTGACAAAGGGTGCTGGAAAAGAACCAATGATCATGGACAGTTGTATGCTGGAAAACTGCGTGAAAAGAGGGAAAGAACTGATCGATTGGGAAGCTAAATACCCGGCTCGAAAGATAGATCATCACCGGGTGCGGGGAGTAGGCATGGCGATTTCTCAGCAAGGATCCGGATTGCCCAATATTGACATGGCGGCCGCTAGTTTGAAGTTAAATGATGACGGATTTTTCAGCCTGACCTTGGGAGCCACCGATATTGGTACCGGATCAGATACCATCCTGACCCAGATAGCAGCAGAAGCCTTGGGCGTATCCATGGATCGGATCATTCTCTATACAGCGGACACTGATATTACCCCCTATGACAGTGGGGCTTATGCTTCCAGCACAACTTATACCACTGGTAATGCCATTTTAGATGCGGCTGAAAAAATGGTGAAAGAAATCATTAAAACAGGTGCTGCCTATTTTGAAACCGTAGAAGAGAACATTGACTTTGATGGAGAAAAGGTTATTTGCCGGAATCCATATAACAGCATTTCGTTGGAGATCTTTTCTCAAAAAATTACCTATCAGATGATTCATCAGCAACTATCCGTCACCGGATCTTTTGTACCGAAGAAAGCAGCGCCACCTTTTATGGCCGGTTTTGCAGAAGTAGAAGTAGATCTGGAAACCGGACAGGTTAAGGTGGAAGACTTTGTAGGCGTTGTAGATTGTGGCACACCAATTAACCCTATGTTGGCAAAAGTCCAGGCAGAAGGCGGCATTGTTCAGGGTATTGGACTAGCCCTTTACGAAGAGGCGGAATACACAGAAAAAGGCAAATTGGTTCAGGACACTTTGATGCAGTACAAAATACCGGGACGGGGAGAAATAGGAAACCTTCGGGTAGAGTTAGTGGAAGGCTTTGATAATACTGGACCTTACGGAGCCAAGTCTATTGGTGAGGTAGTGGTGAATACGGTAGCTCCAGCCATTACAGACGCTATCTACAATGCCTGTGGTGTTCGCATAAGAGAACTGCCAGCCACTTCAGAAAAGGTTTTTAATGGACTAATGCGTCTTTCCCCTTCAACCAACCAATAA
- a CDS encoding (2Fe-2S)-binding protein yields the protein MKLNTKINGIEKILEIDPKDYLVEVLRDNGYLGVRQGCDTGNCGVCTVHLDGKAVLSCVLLAVKAEGREITTIEGVPEKAAKIASYFLEEGADQCGYCTSGTVMNILYLEALCSQPSEEEMIHHLKGNLCRCTGYVSQLRAIKSYFEGKADRQEEILSEEGRGR from the coding sequence ATGAAACTAAATACCAAAATCAATGGGATAGAAAAAATCTTGGAAATAGACCCAAAGGATTACTTGGTAGAGGTACTGCGGGACAATGGGTATCTGGGGGTGCGTCAAGGCTGTGATACCGGTAACTGTGGGGTGTGTACCGTACATCTGGATGGAAAAGCCGTCCTTTCCTGTGTGCTGCTGGCTGTTAAAGCTGAAGGCAGAGAAATTACCACCATTGAAGGGGTACCGGAAAAAGCAGCCAAGATTGCCAGTTACTTTCTGGAAGAAGGAGCGGATCAGTGCGGCTATTGTACCAGTGGAACGGTAATGAATATTCTTTATCTGGAAGCTCTCTGCTCTCAGCCTTCTGAGGAAGAAATGATCCATCACCTGAAAGGGAATTTATGCCGATGTACCGGCTATGTCAGTCAATTGAGAGCTATCAAATCCTACTTTGAAGGGAAGGCTGACAGACAAGAAGAAATCCTTAGTGAAGAAGGGAGGGGGCGTTGA